The Mus caroli chromosome 1, CAROLI_EIJ_v1.1, whole genome shotgun sequence genome has a window encoding:
- the Cenpl gene encoding centromere protein L: MDSCDFRGLTSRRRTSNLKNYFVGATPLQKRLELVRRQNSDFPSPSRRKIPQCSQLQEDIDPQKVAFLLHKQWTIYSLTPLYKFSYSNLKDYSRLLSAFIAAEKQKGLAVEVGEDLNIKVIFSTLLGVKGTQRDPEAFLVQILSKSQSSRKHREDKVLWTGWFCCVFGESLQESVSEDFTCLPLFLANGAESNTSLIRDWFQKTFDCCFSPLAISAFNLSWMAAMWTACKMDRYVATTEFLWSVPCSPQSLDISYAIHPEDAKALWESVHKTPGEVTQEEVDLFMNCLYSHFHRHFKIHLAATRLVRVSTSVASAHTDGKIKILCHKYLIGVLAYMTELAIFQIE, translated from the exons ATGGATTCCTGTGATTTCCGAGGACTGACTTCTAGACGAAGGACCTCAAATCTTAAGAACTACTTTGTAGGTGCCACCCCTCTTCAGAAACGACTGGAATTGGTCAGGAGGCAGAATTCAGATTTTCCCAGTCCATCTCGAAGGAAAATTCCCCAGTGTTCACAGTTGCAG gaagaTATCGATCCTCAGAAGGTTGCATTTCTCCTCCACAAACAGTGGACTATATATAGTTTAACTCCCCTGTATAAATTCTCCTATTCTAATCTCAAAGACTATTCTAGACTTCTAAGTGCATTTATTGCTGCCGAAAAGCAAAAAGGACTAGCTGTGGAAGTGGGAGAAGACCTCAACATCAAAGTGATTTTCTCCACTCTACTTGGAGTGAAAGGGACACAAAGGGACCCTGAAGCATTTCTTGTCCAG ATTCTCTCAAAATCTCAGTCATCACGCAAACACAGAGAAGATAAAGTGCTGTGGACTGGTTGGTTCTGTTGTGTGTTTGGAGAGAGTCTTCAGGAGAGTGTCTCAGAAGACTTCACCTGTCTACCCTTATTCCTTGCAAATGGAGCGGAGTCCAATACATCTTTAATCAGAGACTGGTTTCAGAAAACCTTTGACTGTTGCTTCAGTCCTTTAGCAATCAGTGCGTTTAATCTTTCCTGGATGGCTGCTATGTGGACAGCATGTAAAATGGACCGTTATGTGGCTACTACTGAATTTCTTTGGTCTGTGCCGTGTAGCCCACAGAGCTTAGATATTTCTTATGcaatacacccagaagatgcaaAAGCTTTATGGGAAAGTGTCCACAAAACCCCTGGGGAGGTTACCCAGGAGGAAGTTGACTTATTTATGAACTGCCTTTATTCACATTTCCATAGGCATTTCAAAATTCACTTAGCAGCCACAAGATTGGTTCGTGTCTCAACATCTGTAGCTTCAGCACACACTGATGGGAAAATAAAG attcTATGTCATAAATACCTTATTGGTGTGTTGGCATATATGACAGAACTGGCAATTTTTCAAATTGAATGA